From one Prochlorococcus marinus str. MIT 0912 genomic stretch:
- a CDS encoding chromophore lyase CpcT/CpeT has protein sequence MRNKALIEFSKIISGVFSNKEQALNNPKNFAHIQIHIRPLFFKTYKCFAFYSEQRYQHDIWNPYRQSINKLSQDKEIFILSNHKIEDKEKFTGGALDISLLDQISKYKLYEKSGCSMYFRETKPGNFSGSIESGCKCYIQYGKDKTYLKSEVKVNKNNLISEDSGYQIETDKKIWGSDFGPLIFKKINDFDSFIDANWL, from the coding sequence ATGAGAAACAAAGCCTTAATAGAATTTTCAAAGATAATTTCAGGCGTATTTAGCAATAAGGAGCAAGCTTTAAATAATCCAAAAAACTTTGCACATATTCAAATACATATTCGGCCGTTATTTTTTAAAACTTATAAATGTTTTGCGTTCTACTCGGAACAGAGATATCAGCATGATATATGGAATCCATATAGACAGTCAATTAATAAATTATCACAAGATAAAGAAATCTTTATTTTAAGTAATCATAAAATCGAAGACAAAGAAAAATTTACTGGTGGTGCTTTAGATATATCTCTTCTAGATCAAATATCTAAATACAAGTTATATGAAAAGTCTGGTTGTTCTATGTATTTTAGAGAAACAAAACCAGGAAATTTCTCAGGGAGTATAGAATCAGGTTGTAAATGCTATATACAATATGGGAAAGATAAAACTTATTTAAAAAGTGAAGTTAAAGTTAATAAAAATAATCTTATTTCTGAAGATTCTGGATATCAAATAGAGACTGATAAAAAAATTTGGGGATCAGACTTTGGGCCATTAATATTTAAAAAAATAAATGATTTTGATTCTTTTATTGATGCAAATTGGTTATAG
- a CDS encoding phycobiliprotein lyase: MNIEEFFLKSVGEWNSMRSGHSLAFQEFEEIRSKIKIFPSKRNDSRVTKFLKDNLINTNVINKTFLINWESKSEWDEENQKENSSGESILVPIEVSKTEGKIIRSVGYTQAIKVVSLYKILADGTLIIYSDYSDICTEERIWFVSNNVRSRSSVTRAIGSLAILQTSYASEIRYIKK; the protein is encoded by the coding sequence ATGAATATTGAAGAATTTTTCTTAAAAAGCGTTGGGGAGTGGAACTCAATGAGAAGTGGACATTCACTAGCATTTCAAGAGTTTGAAGAAATAAGAAGTAAAATAAAAATATTTCCTTCTAAAAGAAACGATTCTAGAGTAACTAAATTTTTAAAAGATAATTTAATAAATACTAATGTAATAAATAAAACATTCCTAATTAATTGGGAATCAAAAAGTGAATGGGATGAGGAGAATCAAAAAGAAAACTCTTCTGGCGAAAGTATACTCGTTCCGATAGAGGTTTCTAAAACAGAAGGAAAGATAATTAGGAGCGTTGGATACACTCAAGCAATAAAAGTAGTATCATTATATAAAATTCTTGCTGACGGAACTCTAATCATTTATTCAGACTATAGTGATATTTGTACAGAAGAAAGAATATGGTTTGTCTCCAACAATGTAAGAAGTAGATCTTCTGTTACCAGAGCAATAGGTTCATTAGCTATACTGCAAACCTCTTATGCATCCGAAATTCGTTATATAAAAAAATAA
- a CDS encoding phycobilisome rod-core linker polypeptide, with protein MKSIPFKALRLGAEAINKNPVKYNKSRVSGSKITTYGLHIRGASMPGEKDKFTVTSKSKPKQFENLLHNKVMSSYRRDKIESYNYKRQNRESSEVNMLQINEFVPNDDDALLVAINALYKNIFGNLSLMQSERPIDIERKLRNGDITVREFTRKICKSTIYKNFYFDSISQYKSIKLRYKHILGRPIKNELEVTQSSNIINDLGFEAHIDFLIDSDEYNNIFGEDIVPYMRSWNSPIGFKTKSFLETSSITKAFATSDIC; from the coding sequence GTTGGGAGCTGAAGCTATTAATAAAAATCCCGTTAAGTATAATAAAAGCAGAGTATCTGGAAGTAAAATAACCACATATGGATTACATATAAGAGGAGCATCGATGCCAGGAGAAAAAGATAAGTTCACAGTCACATCTAAAAGCAAACCTAAACAATTCGAAAACTTACTTCATAACAAAGTTATGAGTAGTTATAGAAGAGATAAGATTGAAAGTTATAACTACAAAAGACAAAACAGAGAAAGTTCTGAAGTAAATATGCTTCAAATAAACGAATTTGTTCCTAATGATGATGATGCATTACTTGTAGCAATTAATGCATTATATAAAAATATCTTTGGAAACTTATCTTTAATGCAATCTGAGCGTCCAATTGATATTGAAAGGAAACTAAGAAATGGAGATATCACAGTAAGAGAATTTACAAGAAAAATTTGCAAGTCAACTATTTATAAAAATTTCTACTTTGATAGTATTAGCCAATATAAATCTATCAAGTTAAGATACAAGCATATTCTTGGTAGGCCGATCAAAAATGAACTTGAAGTAACTCAAAGTTCGAATATTATAAATGACCTAGGTTTTGAAGCTCATATTGATTTTCTGATAGACTCTGATGAATATAATAATATTTTCGGTGAAGATATAGTTCCATACATGAGGTCATGGAATTCTCCAATTGGTTTTAAAACAAAAAGTTTTCTAGAAACTTCATCAATAACAAAAGCTTTTGCTACAAGTGACATTTGTTAG